One part of the Sporohalobacter salinus genome encodes these proteins:
- a CDS encoding sugar phosphate nucleotidyltransferase, with protein sequence MKAVIMAGGKGTRLRPLTCDCPKPMVPIMNKPVMEHIIDLLKRHGITDIAVTTFYLPQVIEDYFGDGSDFGVNLHYFVEESPLGTAGSVKNAEEFLDETFIVISGDALTDADLTKAFDYHQNKESVATLVLTQEDIPLEYGVVMTDEKGAITQFLEKPNWGEVFSDTVNTGIYILDPHVFNYYDKGVKFDFSKDLFPKLLQANEPMYGHVMENYWCDIGNLQQYRKTHYDIINGKVEVNIPGEEIKDQVWVREETDIADTADLSGPLYIGKGCVIKDGVQLQESILADNNIINDSTSIKKSIIWNNTFIDQNSELRGTVICDDVRIKDHVSIFEGTAIGDGSQVGKSAKVKPDVKVWPYKDISDFTILNKSLVWETEWNRTLFGNQGVVGISNIEVTPDFVAKLGTAYGAMLENETVITISCDTYSISKMLKHSLVSGLMSAGITVRDIGEMPSPVARYSVRELDAEGGIHIRACQQDPQNTVIEFLNEDGINISRGEEKGIEKIFFREDFQRADLEAVGEVDYIPQMIDSYISGLFAGIDIDAIKEANYKIVADYERDNLDDLWTALTDRLNFKLIKTDYEFDKSRPLSFQERLQKQDLILNKFEDEEVDLGIILDHNGEEITLITEDGELVGSELNEVIRAIIDLRQGAKKIFVPVTAPRIIEDIAFEYDADVTWTKAQDKELLSNMFEYRENSEKDFERLPVIGDALSFLVKLMEFLAHEETTLSELLSSIPEFHRVEETIECPWEAKGQVMRNLIEEVPEEQIELIDGVKVYHEDQESWTLVLPDSEEPTFHVYSEADTIQKAHNFNEEYAEMISTLQ encoded by the coding sequence ATGAAAGCAGTAATTATGGCCGGGGGAAAAGGCACAAGACTTAGGCCTCTAACCTGTGATTGTCCAAAACCTATGGTGCCGATCATGAATAAACCGGTTATGGAGCATATTATTGATTTATTGAAACGGCATGGAATTACAGATATTGCAGTTACTACTTTTTATTTACCTCAAGTAATTGAAGATTATTTTGGTGATGGTTCAGATTTTGGTGTTAATCTCCATTATTTTGTAGAAGAAAGTCCTTTAGGAACTGCTGGTAGTGTTAAAAATGCTGAAGAATTTCTTGACGAAACCTTTATAGTTATTAGCGGTGATGCTTTGACAGATGCAGATTTGACTAAAGCATTTGATTATCACCAAAATAAAGAGTCAGTAGCTACTTTAGTATTAACTCAGGAAGATATACCACTGGAATATGGAGTAGTTATGACTGATGAAAAGGGAGCTATTACTCAGTTTTTAGAGAAGCCTAACTGGGGAGAGGTTTTTAGTGATACCGTTAATACAGGAATTTATATTTTAGATCCGCATGTATTTAATTATTATGATAAAGGGGTTAAATTTGACTTCAGCAAAGATCTTTTTCCTAAATTACTGCAGGCCAATGAGCCAATGTATGGCCATGTAATGGAAAATTACTGGTGTGATATTGGTAATTTACAGCAGTATCGAAAGACGCATTATGATATAATTAATGGTAAAGTAGAAGTCAATATTCCTGGGGAAGAAATAAAAGATCAAGTCTGGGTTAGAGAAGAAACAGATATTGCTGATACTGCAGATTTATCTGGCCCCCTTTATATCGGTAAAGGTTGCGTAATTAAAGATGGAGTTCAACTGCAGGAATCAATCCTTGCTGATAATAATATCATCAATGATTCTACTTCAATAAAGAAGAGTATTATTTGGAATAATACCTTCATTGATCAAAATTCCGAGCTTAGAGGAACAGTGATTTGTGATGATGTAAGGATTAAAGATCATGTTTCTATCTTTGAAGGAACAGCTATTGGAGACGGATCGCAGGTAGGTAAAAGTGCTAAAGTAAAGCCTGATGTCAAAGTCTGGCCTTATAAAGACATCTCTGACTTTACTATTCTAAATAAGAGTTTAGTTTGGGAGACGGAATGGAATCGGACATTATTTGGGAACCAAGGTGTAGTAGGGATTAGTAATATTGAAGTAACTCCTGATTTTGTTGCTAAATTAGGAACTGCTTATGGTGCTATGTTAGAGAATGAAACTGTAATTACTATTAGCTGTGATACTTACAGTATATCAAAGATGCTTAAGCATTCTTTAGTTTCTGGTCTTATGTCAGCCGGAATTACCGTTCGGGATATAGGAGAAATGCCTAGTCCTGTAGCTAGATATAGTGTGCGGGAATTAGATGCAGAAGGTGGAATTCATATTAGAGCCTGTCAACAAGATCCACAAAATACTGTGATTGAATTTCTGAATGAAGATGGAATTAATATTTCTCGTGGAGAGGAGAAAGGGATTGAAAAGATATTCTTTAGAGAGGACTTTCAGCGGGCTGATCTTGAAGCAGTAGGAGAAGTAGATTATATTCCCCAGATGATAGACTCTTATATTAGTGGACTTTTTGCTGGAATAGATATTGATGCTATTAAAGAAGCTAATTATAAAATAGTAGCTGATTATGAACGGGATAATCTTGACGATCTTTGGACAGCTTTAACAGATAGGTTGAACTTTAAGTTAATTAAGACAGACTATGAATTTGACAAATCTAGACCTCTTAGTTTTCAGGAACGTTTACAGAAACAGGATTTAATACTAAATAAATTTGAAGATGAAGAGGTAGATTTGGGAATTATTTTGGATCACAATGGTGAAGAGATTACTCTAATTACTGAAGATGGGGAATTAGTTGGTAGCGAATTAAATGAAGTAATTAGAGCAATTATTGATCTAAGGCAGGGAGCTAAAAAAATATTTGTACCAGTAACTGCTCCTCGAATTATCGAAGATATAGCCTTTGAATATGATGCTGATGTAACTTGGACTAAAGCTCAAGATAAAGAATTATTATCAAACATGTTTGAATATAGAGAAAATAGTGAAAAAGATTTTGAACGTTTGCCAGTTATAGGAGATGCATTATCCTTTTTGGTTAAATTAATGGAATTTTTAGCTCATGAGGAAACTACATTATCTGAGTTATTGTCATCTATTCCTGAATTTCACCGTGTAGAGGAGACAATTGAATGTCCTTGGGAAGCTAAGGGACAGGTAATGCGTAATTTAATTGAAGAGGTGCCCGAAGAACAGATTGAGTTAATAGATGGCGTTAAAGTTTATCATGAAGATCAAGAAAGCTGGACTTTAGTATTGCCAGACTCTGAAGAACCTACTTTCCATGTTTATTCTGAAGCTGATACTATCCAGAAAGCACATAATTTTAATGAGGAGTATGCAGAGATGATTAGTACCTTACAATAA